Proteins encoded together in one Cardiocondyla obscurior isolate alpha-2009 linkage group LG07, Cobs3.1, whole genome shotgun sequence window:
- the Roh gene encoding uncharacterized protein Roh isoform X1, whose protein sequence is MSSTFTRNFNIYNERQFFYSIFIFIMSSGEPVRHMKYPYTFAAKIAQFPYKYYYKHSWFFRYYLVGVLASVPLFYKLQKLSYSPENVAKWDKTHREMFEGHH, encoded by the exons ATGAGCTCTACTTTTACGCGTAACTTCAATATATATAACGAGAGGCAATTCTTTTACTCAATTTTT ATATTCATAATGTCGTCAGGCGAGCCAGTTCGGCACATGAAATATCCGTATACCTTCGCTGCAAAGATTGCACAGTTCccatataaatattactacaagCACAGCTGGTTCTTCAGATACTACTTAGTAGGCGTACTTGCGTCGGTAccattattttacaaacttcAAAAATTAT ccTACTCGCCTGAAAATGTGGCCAAGTGGGATAAGACCCATCGCGAGATGTTCGAGGGTCAtcactaa
- the Roh gene encoding uncharacterized protein Roh isoform X2 yields MSSGEPVRHMKYPYTFAAKIAQFPYKYYYKHSWFFRYYLVGVLASVPLFYKLQKLSYSPENVAKWDKTHREMFEGHH; encoded by the exons ATGTCGTCAGGCGAGCCAGTTCGGCACATGAAATATCCGTATACCTTCGCTGCAAAGATTGCACAGTTCccatataaatattactacaagCACAGCTGGTTCTTCAGATACTACTTAGTAGGCGTACTTGCGTCGGTAccattattttacaaacttcAAAAATTAT ccTACTCGCCTGAAAATGTGGCCAAGTGGGATAAGACCCATCGCGAGATGTTCGAGGGTCAtcactaa